In Morganella morganii, the following are encoded in one genomic region:
- the cfa gene encoding cyclopropane fatty acyl phospholipid synthase has translation MSSDCVENQKTPADSWQRIASDLLDEAGIEINGSRPFDIQVHNQQFFKRVLQQGSMGLGESYMDGWWDCERLDIFFQRVLRAGLENKLPQNINDIIKIAMARLRNLQTKKRARIVGEEHYDLGNDLFELMLDPYMQYSCGYWKGLSDDPANLAKAQEQKLHLICEKLQLKPGMQLLDIGCGWGGLAAYAAKHFGVSVTGVTISAEQQKYAQARCKDLDVNIILEDYRDLHEQYDRIVSVGMFEHVGPKNYATYFDVVKRNLKPDGLFLLHTIGSNRNKVNVDAWIGKYIFPNGCLPSVQNIGDSSENKLVMEDWHNFGADYDRTLMAWHSRFQAAWPSLENNYTPRFKRMFTYYLNACAGAFRARDIQLWQILWSQQGCEGGLRVPR, from the coding sequence ATGAGTTCTGATTGTGTCGAAAATCAAAAAACGCCTGCCGACTCCTGGCAGCGGATTGCCTCCGATCTTTTAGACGAAGCCGGCATTGAGATTAATGGTTCCCGCCCTTTCGATATTCAGGTGCATAACCAGCAGTTCTTTAAACGGGTCTTGCAGCAGGGCTCTATGGGACTGGGTGAAAGCTATATGGATGGCTGGTGGGACTGTGAGCGGTTAGATATTTTCTTTCAGCGGGTGTTACGCGCCGGGCTGGAAAATAAACTGCCGCAGAATATCAACGATATTATAAAAATCGCCATGGCTCGTCTGCGTAATCTGCAAACCAAAAAACGGGCGCGGATTGTCGGCGAAGAACATTATGATCTGGGTAATGACCTGTTTGAGCTGATGCTCGACCCGTATATGCAGTATTCCTGCGGCTACTGGAAAGGTCTCAGTGATGACCCCGCCAATCTGGCGAAGGCGCAGGAACAGAAACTGCATCTCATCTGTGAAAAATTACAGCTGAAACCGGGTATGCAACTGCTGGATATCGGCTGCGGCTGGGGCGGACTGGCGGCGTATGCTGCGAAACATTTCGGTGTGTCGGTGACCGGTGTGACCATTTCCGCTGAGCAGCAAAAATATGCTCAGGCGCGTTGTAAGGATCTTGACGTAAATATTATCCTGGAAGATTACCGCGATTTGCATGAGCAATATGACCGGATTGTGTCTGTCGGGATGTTTGAGCACGTCGGGCCGAAAAATTACGCCACCTATTTTGATGTGGTCAAACGCAATCTGAAACCGGACGGCTTATTTTTACTGCACACCATCGGTTCAAACCGCAATAAAGTGAATGTGGATGCCTGGATCGGAAAATATATTTTCCCGAACGGTTGTCTGCCGTCTGTGCAGAATATCGGTGACAGTAGTGAAAATAAATTAGTAATGGAAGACTGGCATAATTTCGGGGCTGATTATGACCGGACACTGATGGCGTGGCATTCCCGTTTTCAGGCAGCCTGGCCGTCACTGGAAAATAATTACACACCGCGCTTTAAGCGGATGTTCACCTATTATCTCAACGCCTGTGCCGGTGCATTCCGTGCCCGTGATATCCAGCTGTGGCAGATATTATGGAGCCAGCAGGGTTGTGAGGGCGGATTACGCGTTCCGCGCTGA
- the punR gene encoding DNA-binding transcriptional activator PunR, with the protein MWSEYTLDVVDAVARTGSFSAAAEELHRVPSAISYSVRQLEEWLAVPLFERRHRDVELTPAGALFVKEARDVIKKMKSTRHQCQMIANGWRGQFSIAVDCIVKPERITRLLLDFYHHFPDIELYIYPEVFNGVWDALVDRRVDVAIGATRASPIGERYNFRDMGFMPWRAVVSPDHPLASAGHVLTNEEMVPYPSLCLEDTSRSLPKRDTWALDNQRRLVVPDWDRGIACVESGLCVAMMPAHRADPLIKAGRLAALKIEQPLPDSPCCITWVDKDTSPALSWLLDYLGDSNTLNAEWLR; encoded by the coding sequence ATGTGGTCAGAATATACGCTGGATGTGGTGGATGCTGTGGCGCGGACAGGCAGTTTCAGTGCGGCGGCAGAGGAACTGCACCGGGTGCCTTCTGCCATCAGCTACAGTGTCCGCCAGCTGGAAGAGTGGCTGGCGGTTCCGCTGTTTGAACGGCGTCACCGCGATGTTGAACTGACACCTGCCGGGGCGTTGTTTGTCAAAGAAGCGCGTGATGTCATCAAAAAAATGAAATCCACACGTCACCAGTGCCAGATGATTGCCAACGGCTGGCGCGGACAATTCAGCATCGCCGTTGACTGTATCGTAAAACCGGAACGGATAACGCGACTTCTGCTGGATTTTTATCATCATTTCCCGGATATCGAGTTGTATATTTATCCGGAAGTGTTTAACGGGGTGTGGGATGCGCTGGTGGACAGACGGGTGGACGTGGCAATCGGTGCGACACGCGCATCTCCTATCGGTGAGCGCTACAATTTCCGCGATATGGGCTTTATGCCGTGGCGTGCGGTAGTCAGTCCGGATCATCCGCTGGCCTCTGCCGGTCATGTCCTGACCAATGAGGAGATGGTGCCGTACCCGAGTTTGTGTCTGGAAGATACCTCACGTTCTCTGCCGAAACGCGATACGTGGGCACTGGATAATCAGCGCCGCCTGGTGGTGCCGGACTGGGATCGCGGAATTGCCTGTGTGGAATCGGGATTGTGTGTGGCAATGATGCCGGCGCACCGCGCCGATCCGCTGATTAAAGCGGGGCGGCTGGCAGCACTGAAGATAGAGCAGCCATTGCCGGACAGCCCGTGCTGTATCACCTGGGTGGATAAAGACACCTCTCCGGCACTGAGCTGGCTGCTCGATTATCTCGGGGACAGCAACACGCTCAATGCCGAATGGCTGCGCTGA
- the purR gene encoding HTH-type transcriptional repressor PurR codes for MATIKDVAKRSGVSTTTVSHVINNTRFVAEETKAAVWAAIKELHYSPSAVARSLKVNNTKSIGLLATSSEAPYFAEVIEAVENSCYSKGYTLVLCNSHNNPDKQKAYLAMLAQKRVDGLLVMCSEYPDQLIAMLEGYRNIPMVVMDWGKARGDFTDAIIDNALHGGYLAGRYLIERGHRDIAVIPGPLERNTGGNRLEGFRKAMKEAGITVRDEWIVQGDFEPDSGYQAMTQILSGKQRPTAVFCGGDAMAMGAICAADEMGLRVPQDISVIGYDNIRNARYFTPALTTIHQPKERLGQMALTMLLDRIVNKREDAQTIEVHPRLVERRSVADGPFIDYRR; via the coding sequence ATGGCAACGATTAAAGATGTGGCTAAGCGCTCGGGCGTCTCCACCACAACCGTCTCCCATGTCATTAATAATACCCGTTTCGTTGCGGAAGAAACGAAGGCGGCTGTCTGGGCTGCTATCAAAGAACTGCACTATTCACCGAGCGCCGTGGCGCGCAGTCTGAAAGTCAATAACACCAAGTCCATCGGGCTGCTGGCCACCTCCAGTGAAGCGCCGTATTTTGCGGAAGTGATTGAGGCGGTGGAAAACAGCTGCTACAGCAAAGGGTATACCCTGGTGCTGTGCAACTCTCACAATAATCCTGACAAACAGAAAGCCTACCTGGCGATGCTGGCACAGAAACGTGTCGATGGTCTGCTGGTGATGTGTTCAGAGTACCCGGATCAGCTGATTGCCATGCTGGAAGGCTACCGCAATATCCCGATGGTGGTGATGGACTGGGGCAAAGCGCGCGGGGATTTCACCGATGCGATCATTGATAACGCCCTGCACGGCGGTTATCTCGCCGGCCGTTATCTGATTGAACGCGGACACCGTGATATCGCGGTTATTCCGGGGCCGCTTGAGCGGAACACCGGCGGCAACCGTCTGGAAGGATTCCGCAAAGCCATGAAAGAAGCAGGTATTACGGTGCGCGATGAATGGATTGTCCAGGGCGATTTTGAACCGGATTCCGGTTATCAGGCCATGACACAGATTTTATCCGGCAAACAGCGCCCGACAGCGGTATTCTGCGGCGGTGATGCTATGGCGATGGGCGCAATTTGCGCGGCTGATGAAATGGGTCTGCGCGTGCCGCAGGATATTTCTGTGATCGGGTATGACAATATCCGTAACGCCCGTTACTTTACCCCTGCCCTGACCACCATCCACCAGCCGAAAGAGCGGCTGGGACAAATGGCACTGACCATGCTGCTCGACCGCATCGTCAACAAACGCGAAGATGCGCAGACCATTGAGGTGCATCCGCGCCTGGTGGAACGCCGCTCTGTAGCGGATGGTCCGTTTATCGATTACCGCCGCTGA
- a CDS encoding riboflavin synthase subunit alpha, translating into MFTGIVQGKGPVVAIEEKENFRTHTVKFPPDMLAGIETGASVAHNGCCLTVTKIDGDLISFDLVKETLRLTNLGSIKTGDVVNLERAAKYGDEIGGHIMSGHIVTTAEIAKIFVSENNYQIWLRIEDKALMKYILHKGFVGIDGISLTIGDVVNNRFCVHLIPETRERTTLGKKRLGDKVNIELDPQTQAIVDTTERVLAQKMQQLQESLTPPVPMEKPQV; encoded by the coding sequence ATGTTTACCGGGATTGTACAAGGCAAAGGCCCCGTCGTCGCCATCGAAGAAAAAGAAAACTTTCGTACTCACACTGTGAAATTCCCGCCTGATATGCTGGCCGGGATAGAAACGGGCGCATCAGTGGCACATAACGGCTGTTGCCTGACAGTCACAAAAATAGACGGGGATTTAATCAGTTTTGATCTGGTTAAGGAAACCTTAAGACTGACCAATCTCGGCAGCATTAAAACCGGGGATGTGGTCAATCTGGAAAGAGCCGCTAAATATGGTGATGAAATCGGCGGGCATATTATGTCCGGCCATATTGTCACCACGGCGGAAATTGCCAAGATTTTTGTCTCTGAAAATAATTATCAGATTTGGCTGCGTATCGAAGATAAAGCCCTGATGAAATATATCCTGCATAAAGGTTTTGTCGGCATTGATGGTATCAGCCTGACTATCGGGGATGTGGTGAATAACCGTTTCTGCGTGCATCTGATTCCGGAAACCCGTGAGCGCACCACGCTGGGTAAAAAACGGCTGGGCGATAAAGTGAATATTGAGCTGGATCCGCAGACACAGGCCATTGTTGATACCACCGAGCGGGTGCTGGCGCAGAAAATGCAGCAGTTGCAGGAAAGCCTGACGCCGCCGGTGCCAATGGAAAAACCGCAGGTCTGA
- a CDS encoding anti-virulence regulator CigR family protein, with the protein MRRFTQVCNAVLVITGLLAVPLSSYADPGNGKGHGNPHGQSKKQGHKGNGKESREFADSGNGISLTLTYGDARRIALGSGLTGYSALPPGIAKNLARGKPLPPGIAKKAVPASMLEQLPHYPGYEWRIAGNDLVLIAVSTAIVTSIINNVFD; encoded by the coding sequence ATGCGCAGATTTACACAGGTATGCAATGCTGTATTGGTTATCACCGGACTTTTAGCGGTGCCGCTTTCATCTTATGCTGACCCGGGAAACGGCAAAGGGCATGGCAATCCTCACGGACAGTCCAAAAAACAAGGACATAAAGGCAACGGAAAAGAGAGCAGGGAGTTTGCGGATTCCGGCAACGGGATATCGCTGACACTGACTTACGGAGATGCGCGGAGAATTGCACTGGGAAGCGGATTGACCGGATACAGTGCGTTGCCGCCGGGAATAGCCAAAAATCTGGCCAGAGGGAAACCACTGCCGCCGGGTATTGCAAAGAAAGCGGTTCCTGCCTCTATGCTTGAGCAATTACCACATTATCCGGGATATGAATGGCGTATCGCCGGTAACGATTTAGTACTTATTGCGGTGAGTACCGCAATTGTCACATCAATTATTAATAATGTTTTTGATTAA
- the sodB gene encoding superoxide dismutase [Fe] has translation MSFELPALPYAKNALAPYISEETLEYHYGKHHNTYVVNLNNLIKGTAFEGKSLEEIIKTSDAGIFNNAAQVWNHTFYWHCLAPNAGGEPTGKIADVINKAFGSFAEFKQQFTDSAVKNFGSGWTWLVKKADGSLAIVNTSNAATPVSGNDKPILTVDVWEHAYYIDYRNARPKYLENFWALVNWKFAEENLA, from the coding sequence ATGTCGTTTGAATTACCTGCACTGCCTTATGCAAAAAATGCATTAGCGCCCTATATTTCTGAAGAAACACTGGAATACCACTACGGCAAACACCACAACACCTATGTGGTTAATCTGAATAACCTGATCAAAGGCACCGCATTTGAAGGTAAATCACTGGAAGAGATTATCAAAACCTCTGATGCCGGTATCTTCAATAACGCTGCTCAGGTCTGGAACCACACGTTCTACTGGCACTGCCTGGCACCAAATGCCGGTGGCGAACCAACCGGTAAAATTGCTGACGTGATTAACAAAGCGTTCGGTTCATTTGCCGAATTCAAACAGCAGTTTACCGATTCCGCAGTGAAAAACTTCGGTTCCGGCTGGACATGGCTGGTGAAAAAAGCAGACGGCAGCCTGGCTATCGTCAATACCTCTAACGCGGCAACCCCGGTCAGCGGTAACGACAAACCAATCTTAACCGTTGATGTCTGGGAACACGCTTATTATATCGACTACCGTAATGCCCGTCCTAAATACCTGGAAAACTTCTGGGCATTAGTGAACTGGAAATTTGCGGAAGAAAACCTGGCGTAA
- the punC gene encoding purine nucleoside transporter PunC — MLGYLAIDMYLPAFGMMQDSLNSTASAISASLSIFLVGFAIGQLLWGPLSDKIGRKPVLLMGLSLFALSCLAMVWVSTPAQLLLLRFVQAVSVCSAAVTWQALVIDRYDDHRAQRVFAAIMPLVALSPALAPLLGAWLLNHGGWHEIFLVLGGITLLVLIPTLMLKEKHHIAPDAVKTEKQKISFFRLLKSPVYSGNVLIYAACSAGFFAWLTGSPFILRDMGYNPNDIGLSYIPQTIAFMVGGYGCRALLSRINGKTLLPFLLAGYAVSMVGLYAMAKFGNPSLVAILIPFCFMAAMNGASYPIAVSNALAVYPEHSGKAAALQNAIQLGLCSAISFLVSALMHEPLLSTTAVMAATVILTIGGYIIQRRPSRTSVTIAEQNQ, encoded by the coding sequence ATGCTGGGTTATCTCGCGATTGATATGTATCTGCCTGCATTCGGTATGATGCAGGACTCTCTGAACTCCACAGCCAGCGCAATCAGCGCCAGTCTGAGTATCTTCCTGGTCGGTTTTGCCATCGGTCAGCTGTTATGGGGACCGCTCTCCGATAAAATCGGCCGTAAGCCGGTTCTGCTGATGGGCCTGAGCCTGTTTGCCCTGAGCTGTCTGGCCATGGTCTGGGTTTCCACCCCTGCCCAGTTATTATTACTGCGTTTTGTACAGGCCGTCAGTGTCTGCTCTGCCGCTGTCACCTGGCAGGCGCTGGTTATCGACCGTTATGACGATCACCGTGCGCAGCGTGTTTTTGCCGCAATTATGCCGCTGGTGGCACTCTCTCCGGCTCTGGCACCGTTACTGGGCGCATGGCTGCTCAACCACGGCGGCTGGCATGAAATTTTCCTCGTGCTCGGCGGTATCACCCTGCTGGTGCTGATCCCGACCCTGATGCTGAAAGAAAAGCATCATATCGCGCCGGATGCGGTCAAAACGGAAAAACAGAAAATTTCCTTCTTCCGTCTGCTGAAATCCCCGGTTTACAGCGGTAACGTGCTGATTTATGCCGCGTGCAGCGCCGGTTTCTTTGCCTGGCTGACCGGTTCGCCGTTTATTCTGCGCGATATGGGTTATAACCCGAATGATATCGGTCTGAGCTACATTCCGCAGACTATCGCCTTTATGGTCGGGGGCTACGGCTGCCGTGCCCTGTTGTCGCGGATTAACGGCAAAACATTATTACCGTTCCTGCTGGCCGGTTACGCCGTCAGTATGGTGGGCTTGTATGCTATGGCAAAATTCGGTAACCCGTCACTGGTGGCGATCCTGATCCCGTTCTGCTTTATGGCAGCAATGAATGGCGCGTCTTACCCGATTGCGGTATCAAACGCCCTGGCGGTTTACCCGGAACACAGCGGTAAAGCAGCAGCATTACAGAATGCCATTCAGCTCGGTTTATGCTCCGCGATCAGTTTCCTCGTTTCTGCCCTGATGCATGAGCCACTGCTCTCCACCACAGCAGTGATGGCGGCAACGGTGATACTGACCATCGGCGGTTATATTATCCAGCGCCGCCCTTCGCGCACCTCCGTGACTATTGCGGAACAAAATCAATAG
- a CDS encoding DUF2058 domain-containing protein — MTKLTLQEQMLKAGLVTSKKMDKVRRTAKKSRVQAREAREAVEENKKAQLERDKQLSEQQKQAVLSREYKAQVKQLIEMNRIIISKGSIDFNFTDNNVIKSIAVDKTTQSQLISGRLAIARLSTENSSVSEYAIIPAVVADKITQRDAESIVLNNALAQDEADEDDPYADFKIPDDLMW; from the coding sequence ATGACAAAACTCACATTACAAGAGCAGATGCTGAAAGCCGGACTGGTGACCAGCAAAAAAATGGATAAAGTCCGCAGAACAGCAAAAAAATCACGCGTTCAGGCCCGTGAGGCCAGAGAAGCGGTGGAAGAGAATAAAAAAGCGCAGCTTGAGCGTGATAAACAGCTGAGTGAGCAGCAAAAACAGGCTGTTTTATCCAGAGAATATAAAGCTCAGGTGAAGCAGCTGATTGAAATGAACCGGATCATTATTTCAAAAGGCAGCATTGATTTTAATTTCACTGACAACAACGTGATTAAAAGCATTGCCGTGGACAAAACCACACAGTCTCAGCTGATCAGCGGCCGTCTGGCGATAGCCCGGTTAAGCACGGAAAACAGCAGTGTGAGTGAATATGCCATTATCCCGGCGGTTGTTGCAGATAAAATCACACAGCGTGATGCGGAAAGCATTGTGTTAAATAATGCGCTGGCGCAGGACGAAGCGGATGAAGACGATCCGTATGCTGATTTTAAAATCCCGGATGATTTGATGTGGTGA
- a CDS encoding YnhF family membrane protein translates to MDTDLKYGLSTAVAALVMIVLFATMLF, encoded by the coding sequence ATGGATACAGATCTGAAATATGGTTTGTCAACCGCGGTTGCAGCACTGGTTATGATCGTATTATTTGCAACAATGCTTTTCTGA
- the rhtB gene encoding homoserine/homoserine lactone efflux protein, whose translation MTFEWWFAYLMTSVIVSLSPGAGAINSMTTSVNHGYRGAIAAIAGLQTGLMMLIILVGVGLGTLLSQSVLAFEILKWAGAAYLIWLGIRQWRAAGTIELSAQAATLSRKKLYQNGVLVNISNPKSIVFLAALFPQFIMPHQPQLMQYLILGVTTVAADIIVMTGYAVLARQIAVFIKSPAQTRAMNKVFGSLFMLVGALLAFTRPA comes from the coding sequence ATGACCTTTGAGTGGTGGTTTGCCTATCTGATGACATCCGTAATTGTCAGTCTGTCTCCCGGCGCAGGTGCCATTAACAGCATGACGACGTCCGTCAATCACGGCTACCGGGGCGCGATTGCGGCCATTGCCGGGTTGCAGACCGGCCTGATGATGCTGATTATCCTGGTCGGTGTCGGGCTGGGGACATTGTTGTCACAATCGGTTCTTGCTTTTGAAATACTGAAATGGGCAGGAGCGGCCTATCTTATCTGGCTGGGGATCCGCCAGTGGCGGGCAGCGGGAACTATTGAGCTGAGTGCACAGGCGGCAACGCTGTCACGCAAAAAGCTGTATCAGAATGGCGTACTGGTGAATATCTCGAACCCCAAAAGCATTGTTTTTCTCGCGGCGCTGTTTCCGCAGTTTATTATGCCGCACCAGCCCCAACTGATGCAGTATCTGATTCTGGGCGTCACCACCGTTGCCGCTGATATTATTGTCATGACAGGGTATGCCGTACTGGCACGGCAAATCGCGGTGTTTATCAAGAGCCCGGCACAGACCCGCGCCATGAATAAAGTGTTCGGATCATTATTTATGCTGGTCGGCGCCCTGCTGGCCTTTACCCGTCCGGCATGA
- a CDS encoding MATE family efflux transporter, with protein sequence MQKYLKEARTLLALGIPVIIAQFTQTAMGVVDTVMAGRVGATDMSAVAVGTSIWLPAILFGHGLLMALTPVVAQLNGSGRRPLIANQIRQGMWLAAFLSVLVIAVLYNSRYIIENMPHIDPVLAEKAVGFTHAIMWGAPGYLFYQVLRSQCEGLSKTKPGMVIGFLGLLVNIPVNYIFIYGKFGAPALGGVGCGVATASVFWAMFLFMRWYVKHARSQRDVQPKSRFTPPDWAVMKRITQLGLPIALALFFEVTLFAIVALLVAPLGVTAVAGHQIALNFSSLMFMFPISLGIATTIRIGFNLGKSSTEKARVSAYTGLGVGLMIAAVTALFTVLFREPIALLYNDNPEVVIMASGLMLFAGIYQLSDSVQVIGAGVLRGYKDTRAIFYVTFTAYWILGLPSGYILGLTDLVVPAMGPAGFWIGFIIGLTAAAIGMACRILWLQKQPDSFILQRAGR encoded by the coding sequence GTGCAGAAGTATTTGAAAGAAGCGCGTACTTTGCTGGCTCTTGGTATTCCCGTTATTATCGCGCAGTTTACACAGACAGCGATGGGCGTGGTTGACACTGTGATGGCCGGCAGAGTCGGTGCGACAGATATGTCCGCCGTGGCTGTCGGTACCTCCATCTGGCTGCCCGCTATCCTGTTCGGCCACGGTCTGCTGATGGCGCTGACCCCGGTGGTCGCGCAGCTCAACGGCTCCGGCCGCCGTCCGCTGATTGCCAATCAGATCCGCCAGGGTATGTGGCTGGCGGCATTTTTATCCGTCCTGGTCATCGCGGTGCTCTATAACAGCCGCTACATTATTGAAAATATGCCGCATATTGACCCGGTCCTGGCTGAAAAAGCCGTCGGATTCACCCACGCTATTATGTGGGGGGCACCGGGTTACCTGTTTTATCAGGTGCTGCGCAGCCAGTGTGAAGGACTGTCGAAAACCAAACCGGGGATGGTAATTGGTTTTCTCGGCCTGCTGGTGAATATCCCGGTCAACTATATCTTTATTTACGGGAAATTCGGCGCGCCTGCTCTCGGCGGTGTCGGGTGTGGTGTCGCGACCGCTTCCGTATTCTGGGCAATGTTCCTGTTTATGCGCTGGTATGTGAAACATGCCCGTTCGCAGCGTGATGTGCAGCCGAAGAGCCGCTTTACCCCGCCGGACTGGGCGGTAATGAAACGGATCACGCAGCTCGGTCTCCCAATCGCTCTGGCGCTGTTCTTTGAGGTCACGCTGTTTGCCATTGTTGCCCTGCTGGTTGCGCCACTAGGTGTGACGGCGGTGGCCGGACATCAGATTGCCCTGAACTTCAGCTCGCTGATGTTTATGTTCCCGATTTCACTGGGGATCGCCACCACTATCCGTATCGGCTTTAACCTCGGAAAAAGTTCCACGGAGAAAGCGCGTGTATCCGCCTATACCGGGCTGGGTGTCGGGCTGATGATCGCGGCGGTGACGGCGCTCTTTACTGTGCTGTTCCGTGAGCCTATCGCGCTGCTGTATAACGACAATCCGGAAGTAGTGATTATGGCCTCCGGCCTGATGCTGTTTGCCGGTATTTATCAGTTGTCGGATTCCGTTCAGGTAATCGGTGCCGGTGTGCTGCGCGGTTATAAAGACACGCGCGCCATCTTCTATGTCACCTTTACGGCTTACTGGATCCTCGGCCTGCCGTCCGGTTATATTCTCGGACTGACAGATCTGGTGGTACCGGCGATGGGCCCTGCCGGGTTCTGGATCGGTTTTATCATCGGATTAACCGCCGCAGCCATCGGTATGGCATGCCGGATCCTGTGGTTACAGAAACAGCCGGACAGTTTTATCCTGCAACGCGCCGGTCGTTAA
- a CDS encoding RluA family pseudouridine synthase produces the protein MSDITDTFIAPPCPEQIDILYQDEHLLLINKPAGLLSLSGKNPQNLDSVHYRLVQLFPGCTLVHRLDFGTSGLLLVARNKAINAALCRQFSERTVEKGYSALLCGHLNENEGIIDAAITKDPALFPRMTICAVRGKPARSHYQVTERFYYETEDGLSLPVTRVALTPETGRTHQLRIHCQYLGHPILGCDLYGGKLLPGTGNIPRLMLHAGELDFVHPVSGEPVNARSPCPF, from the coding sequence ATGTCTGACATTACCGATACCTTTATCGCCCCGCCGTGCCCGGAGCAGATTGACATTCTTTATCAGGATGAGCACCTGCTGCTGATTAACAAACCTGCAGGGCTGCTCAGTCTGTCGGGAAAGAATCCGCAGAATCTGGATTCCGTGCATTACCGGCTGGTACAGCTGTTTCCCGGCTGCACACTGGTACACCGGCTGGATTTCGGCACATCCGGGCTGCTGCTGGTAGCCCGTAACAAAGCCATTAATGCCGCGCTTTGCCGTCAGTTCAGTGAACGGACTGTGGAGAAAGGCTACAGTGCCCTGCTGTGCGGGCATCTGAATGAGAATGAAGGAATAATTGATGCGGCGATTACCAAAGATCCGGCGTTGTTTCCGCGCATGACGATATGTGCTGTCCGGGGGAAACCGGCCCGTTCACATTATCAGGTGACTGAGCGCTTTTATTATGAAACTGAGGACGGGCTCTCTCTGCCGGTCACCAGGGTGGCACTGACACCGGAAACCGGCCGCACGCATCAGCTCCGCATTCATTGTCAGTATCTGGGCCATCCGATTTTAGGGTGTGATCTCTATGGCGGGAAACTATTGCCGGGCACCGGAAATATTCCGCGGCTGATGCTGCACGCCGGGGAACTGGATTTTGTGCATCCGGTCAGCGGCGAACCGGTTAATGCCCGCAGTCCCTGTCCGTTCTGA